From the genome of Candidatus Cloacimonas sp., one region includes:
- a CDS encoding MFS transporter, with the protein MVIKKLKEIFVSLTIKNYRLFFMGQGISLIGTWIQRTTMGWFVYRLTGSAFLLGLVSFLSMIPSVFVSPFAGAWADRLNRHHIMILTQIAFCVQTGVLAILVLTGVINKQVQYPILILSFIQGIIDAVDAPIRQNFVMDLVSSRALLPNAIATNSAMFNGARLIGPAIGGFLIMMFSEGVCFAINAISYIPVIISLFFIKISYPPFLPQKEPTLKKIFSGWKYSWENMPIRFLLSNLAIYTVFGMSFSTLMPIFAKDILQGNSATQGLLMSAMGIGALCGSFFLASRKSIRGMPTRLVYLCLCFSIASILFALSGSIPLSMFFMVFLGLSGMMTMATTNTLIQSITSLEMRGRVISLYTMASASMAPIGSILMGYLSSRIGARYTLITCGSIFLLWSLYGLKIVPGFLRGVLRMLVISDNTDVYRQRTLNPEASDQ; encoded by the coding sequence ATGGTAATTAAGAAATTAAAAGAAATCTTCGTCTCTTTAACAATCAAAAATTACCGCCTTTTTTTTATGGGGCAGGGTATCTCTTTAATTGGAACATGGATACAGCGAACCACTATGGGCTGGTTTGTTTATCGCTTAACCGGTTCTGCTTTTTTACTCGGTTTGGTAAGCTTCCTTTCTATGATTCCTTCTGTTTTTGTAAGCCCTTTTGCCGGAGCTTGGGCAGACCGCTTAAACCGTCATCACATTATGATTCTTACCCAGATTGCCTTTTGTGTGCAAACGGGTGTTTTAGCTATATTAGTATTAACCGGAGTAATTAATAAGCAGGTTCAATATCCCATCCTTATATTATCGTTCATTCAGGGCATAATTGATGCCGTGGATGCTCCTATCAGACAAAATTTCGTGATGGATCTTGTTTCTTCCCGAGCTCTTTTACCTAATGCTATAGCCACCAATTCCGCGATGTTTAATGGAGCTCGTTTAATAGGACCCGCAATCGGTGGATTCTTAATTATGATGTTTAGCGAAGGGGTCTGTTTTGCCATCAATGCAATTTCTTATATCCCGGTAATTATCTCTTTATTTTTTATCAAGATAAGCTATCCTCCCTTTCTACCTCAAAAAGAGCCGACTCTGAAGAAAATATTTTCGGGCTGGAAATATTCCTGGGAAAATATGCCAATCCGGTTTTTGCTAAGTAACCTGGCTATTTACACTGTGTTTGGAATGTCTTTTTCTACCTTAATGCCTATTTTTGCAAAGGATATCCTGCAAGGCAATTCTGCCACTCAAGGTTTATTGATGTCCGCAATGGGAATTGGTGCTTTATGCGGTTCATTTTTTTTAGCATCGCGCAAGAGCATCAGAGGAATGCCAACGCGTTTGGTTTATTTGTGTTTATGCTTTAGTATTGCTTCCATTTTATTTGCCCTTTCTGGATCAATTCCGCTAAGTATGTTCTTTATGGTATTTTTGGGTTTATCTGGAATGATGACTATGGCTACCACAAATACTCTCATTCAAAGCATTACTTCTCTGGAAATGAGGGGAAGGGTTATTTCTCTTTACACAATGGCTTCTGCCAGTATGGCTCCCATTGGAAGTATATTGATGGGATATTTATCCAGCAGAATTGGTGCGCGCTATACTTTAATTACTTGCGGTTCAATATTTTTACTATGGTCGCTTTACGGTTTGAAGATAGTTCCCGGTTTCTTAAGAGGTGTTTTAAGAATGCTGGTTATTAGTGATAATACCGATGTTTACAGGCAAAGAACCTTAAACCCGGAGGCATCTGACCAATGA
- a CDS encoding polyphenol oxidase family protein, with translation MRIFYYQGKREPDYRTLMHYQRDFTVEGQKIPISRLVIAEQTHSKEIHICREIDCGAGIGNKPQIPVADGLITNIPYQYLLIRTADCYPVFLLDSRRNVIAALHCGREGTRKNIIGEAVKLMKKHFYCQPMDLTAIVGAGICHKHYEVSRELYEEFNKGLKAAGLEPDLTKNRFINIRYALNAQLLKAGIPEINIENINDCTFESSNYHSYRREKTRNRQINIAGILYG, from the coding sequence ATGAGAATATTTTACTATCAGGGGAAAAGAGAACCGGACTATCGTACCTTAATGCACTACCAAAGGGATTTTACTGTTGAAGGACAAAAAATCCCTATCTCGCGTTTGGTTATTGCTGAACAGACCCATTCCAAAGAAATCCATATTTGCCGTGAAATTGATTGCGGAGCAGGCATCGGTAATAAACCGCAAATTCCTGTAGCAGATGGCTTAATCACCAATATTCCCTATCAGTATTTACTAATCCGAACTGCCGATTGCTATCCTGTTTTTTTACTGGATAGCCGCAGAAATGTGATAGCAGCTCTTCATTGCGGTAGAGAAGGAACCCGGAAAAATATTATCGGAGAAGCAGTGAAATTGATGAAGAAACATTTCTATTGCCAACCAATGGATTTAACAGCTATTGTTGGAGCAGGAATCTGCCATAAACACTATGAAGTTAGCCGGGAATTATATGAAGAATTCAATAAAGGACTGAAGGCAGCAGGACTGGAACCCGATTTGACCAAAAACCGCTTCATAAATATCAGGTATGCTCTTAATGCCCAATTACTTAAGGCAGGAATTCCCGAAATCAACATAGAAAATATTAACGATTGCACTTTTGAGAGCTCCAATTATCATTCTTATCGCAGAGAAAAAACCCGTAACCGACAAATTAACATCGCAGGTATCCTCTATGGCTAA